From Miscanthus floridulus cultivar M001 chromosome 15, ASM1932011v1, whole genome shotgun sequence, the proteins below share one genomic window:
- the LOC136508705 gene encoding desmethyl-deoxy-podophyllotoxin synthase-like, whose amino-acid sequence MDNGAYYYCLLALLPLVYFLVKFWWRSSFGSRSHGLRLPPGPWQLPIIGSIHHLRGSLVHRALRDLSLRHGPLMFLKLGEVPVVVASTRDAAKEFMKTHDAIFATRPMTLSTRVFTRDGPGIVMAPYGDHWRQLRKICIMELLSARRVRSFGPVREEAAARLVQAVVSAATTAPLVDLSMLVAVYFADASVRAIMGRRFKETDTLLHYVDEGVRLAGGFTPIDLFPSSLLVRVLTLRRAVRRVEDFRESLVAFMDGVVREHLERKKSCEGEEEAHDQEDLVDVLLRIQQEGNLKFPLTMNIIEAVIFDLIAGGIETAASTLQWAMAELMRNPAAMSKAQAEVRGVYTGQTKVTEDRLGELPYLQLVIKETLRLHVPGPLIPRECQEHCRVLGYDVPKGAMVLVNAWAISRNPDYWEDPETFDPERFVGDARDFRGNDFEFIPFGAGRRICPGMAFGLANIELGLASLLFHFDWSLPDGVVPSEMDMTETMGITARRKADLLLSATPCVPLTS is encoded by the exons ATGGACAACGGTGcgtactactactgcctactagcTCTTCTTCCACTCGTATACTTTCTTGTCAAGTTCTGGTGGAGAAGTTCCTTTGGATCTCGTAGCCATGGACTTCGGCTCCCTCCAGGCCCATGGCAGCTCCCCATCATCGGCAGCATCCACCACCTCCGCGGCTCCCTCGTACACCGCGCCCTGCGAGACCTGTCGCTCCGGCACGGCCCTCTTATGTTCCTCAAGCTCGGCGAGGTCCCGGTGGTCGTCGCATCCACACGGGACGCCGCGAAGGAGTTCATGAAGACCCACGACGCCATCTTCGCGACGAGGCCAATGACCCTGAGCACCAGAGTCTTCACCAGGGACGGCCCGGGGATCGTGATGGCTCCGTACGGCGACCACTGGCGGCAGCTCCGCAAGATCTGCATCATGGAGCTGCTCAGCGCCAGGCGCGTCCGGTCGTTCGGGCCCGtgcgcgaggaggcggcggcccggCTGGTCCAAGCCGTCGTCTCGGCCGCGACGACGGCACCGCTCGTCGACCTCAGCATGCTGGTCGCCGTGTACTTCGCCGacgcgtcggtgcgcgccatcaTGGGCAGGCGGTTCAAGGAGACGGACACCCTGCTGCACTACGTCGACGAGGGCGTCCGGTTGGCAGGAGGCTTCACGCCGATCGACCTGTTCCCGTCGTCGCTGCTTGTTCGCGTGTTGACCTTGCGCCGAGCGGTGCGCAGGGTGGAAGACTTCCGCGAGTCCTTGGTCGCCTTCATGGATGGAGTGGTACGTGAGCACCTGGAGAGGAAGAAGTCAtgtgaaggagaagaagaagctcaTGATCAGGAGGACTTGGTCGATGTTCTCCTCCGAATCCAGCAGGAGGGAAACCTCAAGTTCCCTCTCACCATGAACATAATCGAAGCAGTCATATTT GATCTTATCGCAGGGGGCATCGAGACAGCAGCATCAACACTGCAGTGGGCGATGGCGGAGCTGATGAGGAACCCTGCCGCCATGTCCAAGGCGCAAGCCGAGGTCAGGGGAGTCTACACGGGACAGACGAAGGTGACCGAAGATCGACTAGGCGAGCTACCCTATCTGCAGCTGGTGATCAAGGAGACCCTGCGGCTGCACGTCCCGGGGCCACTGATCCCACGGGAATGCCAAGAACACTGCCGCGTGCTCGGCTACGACGTGCCCAAGGGCGCCATGGTGCTCGTGAACGCGTGGGCGATCTCCAGGAACCCGGACTACTGGGAGGACCCGGAGACGTTCGATCCGGAGAGGTTTGTGGGTGACGCGAGGGATTTCAGGGGCAACGACTTCGAGTTCATACCGTTTGGAGCTGGACGACGGATTTGCCCTGGGATGGCGTTTGGGCTGGCTAATATCGAGCTCGGTCTGGCGAGCTTGCTGTTCCACTTCGACTGGAGCTTGCCGGACGGCGTCGTTCCGAGTGAGATGGACATGACTGAGACCATGGGAATCACTGCTAGAAGAAAAGCAGACCTGCTGTTGTCTGCTACTCCGTGTGTCCCACTGACAAGTTAA